The Nostoc sp. PCC 7524 nucleotide sequence ACCAGTTTTTTGTACTTTGTTTGATAGTAATAATAAACGTGCCGTTTCTATACCACCTGTAGCTAGAATGACAACCTTAGCACGCACCCAAAATTCATTACCTGATAAACAGGCTACTCGTAAACGAGTGACATTTTTTGCTGTTGCATCTGTTTCAATTTCCATTAAGTTGGCATTGAGATAGGTAGTAATGTTACCAGCTTGCTTAATTACTTCCCGATACTCGTGGGTAAACACAGCACGCGGCCCAAACTGAAACATTGTAGTAGTGATATTACTAGATAATGGTAGCTGAGGAGTTTCCGCATCTTCCCAAGTTGCAGCATCATAAGCAAAAGCACCTAATCCGCAAACTGCCTGAGCGCGTTCATAGAAATGATTTAGGTGAGATTTATCCAAAGGCCAACCACTATAAGGTAGCCAATCACGCTTTTCAAAATCGATTTTGTCTAGTGGTACGTGCCTCACACCAATTTCATTGTTACCTATGCGAACCTTCCAATAGTTAGCTGTACCGCCAAATTGTAAACAACGTTGATATTCTAAATTATCAAACAGATTATTAACACTTTCACCTTGAGCAAGTGATTGAGTATTTTGATCAAAATCTAGTCCACCACTTTCTAATAAACAAACCCGAAAGTCTGTACCAGCTAATTCACGGGCTAAAGTAATGCCTGCTGGCCCCGCACCAACAATGCAAACTTCAGTTTCAATAGTTTCATTTTGAGGTAGTATACGTGCGTCGATTAACATTAAATAATTACCTTTGGTTAACTTAATTTTTTTTGAGCTAGTACATTTAGATAACTTCTAACTTTCACAGTTTTCAGAAAAACCTATTAAACTGTGTTTTTCAACTAATAATCAATAGCTTTAATATCAGATAGGTTCACTAAATTAGAACTTACGTAACTGGCACATTCACAGGGTGCGTCAGATTTGAGTTTTTCGTGATTCTCAACAGATGTTTGGCATCTGACGCACCCTACAAGATAGCTTGAGTGTGACACCTCCATAAATCCTGTAAATATACTTTTTGACCTAGTTGCTAAGTATTAGTTCAAGTACCTTTTGCCCTTAACTCAATAGAAATGAATATGGCACAACTTAATTAGGATGACTATATACTTAATAATTTTTCTTGAGGTTAAATTCAGTATTTTTTTTGAGTCATCCAAATATTTGGTTATTTTAATTACCTTAAAATTGCTAAATTAGTTACAAAATTCAAATGTTTATCTTGTTCAAAACATACTAAAATATAGAAATTATTCAATCTTTGTAGCAAAATATGCTGGTATCAAAAAATAAATGGTTCTATAAAATTAGAAATATAGGTATTGATAAAAATTTAAATATTACAGGGTAACGTTTATAATCTCTTCACCAAATAACTCAACTGGTTTCGATAAAATCTGAATATTAGTAAGGCTAATTATTTTATGTTTATCTATATTCAATAAATCAAAATACTAAGGACGGATGTGTAACCCGTCCTCAACACTATAGAGATAATAATCCGCGTGGTTTTCTAAATTTACTTGCTTAGGTAAGAAGTAGGAAGTAAGGAATAGGTAAGTGGCGATCGCTCAACCAAAAGTAGAGCCATTCCAGCCCCACATTGCCCCCGTAGCATCAGCAAACTCGATATAAATACGATTTTGCGGTACTCCCAAACTTTGATTAATTTGTTGGCAAAAATCTTGACTCATTGCCTCAGTTTGATTAGGCTTCATTGTGCCAATGCTCTTAATTTCAATATAACAAACGGGTTCTGTAGTCCCAGCAAAAGTCATGGGAACTGCCGCTTCAAACGCAGTCATCACATAAGATTCAGGCTTACCTAGATGCTTGGCTAACTTAGCTGAGAGGCTTTTTAACATAGCCTCAACTTCACCCTTTGCAGGCGCAGATACAGAAGTTTGTACTTTAATTAAAGGCATAATATCAATTCAAAATAGTCTACGACAAGGCTTGCGCCTACAAAATTTAATATTAACCCAGCTTGAGAGGTGATTAGCTATTACTCATTAGTCAGTAGTTTTTCTCCCCTGCCCCTCTGCCCCTCTGCTCCCCTGCTCTCCAATCCCTAATCCTCCCCTGGACGAAATAAGCGACTATACTCAGGATGATAAAGACGCGATCGCCCGCTAGTTTGGGATAATGCTGGACTAATTACATAAAGTGTGGTACGAATCAGATTTTCTTGCTGAGTACAGTCTGCCATTTGCTCAAGAGGTACAACCCTAATTTTTTCATCCGCCCATCCCAAACGAAAACATATTGCTACGGGGGTATCGGCTGGGTAGTGTTGCAATAATTTGGCTTGGGCATTTTCTACATGACGCGCACTCAGATATAAACACAGGCTAGCTTGATGGGCTGCTAAAGAGGCTAATTCTTCCTTTACTGGGACTTCCGTCCGTCCACTGATGCGCGTCAGGATGATAGTCTGTACTAAACTGGGGACAGTCAACTCTACTTTTAGCGAGGCGGCTGCGGCTTGAAAAGCACTAATACCTGGGATAACTTCAAACGGGATATTAGCCTCGGCTAGTAGCTGCATTTGTTCGTGTGTAGCACTGTAGAGACTAGGATCACCTGATTGCAGACGGACTACAGATTTGTGCTGCGATCGCACCCGTTCCATCATTAAAGGTAGAATTTCTTCTAAAGTCTTATCAGCAGTGCGAATAATTTCTGCATCTTCTCGACAAAACTGCAAAAGCTGTTCAGGAATTAGAGAATCAGCGAATAAAATCACATCAGCCATAGCCAGCAACTTTTGAGCTTTAAGCGTGAGTAAATCGGGATCTCCAGGGCCTGCTCCCACAATATAAACTTTCGGTTCTATGAGATTTTGATGAGCTTTCATACCCAAATTTTAATAAAGCTTAAGTAAATACTAGGAGAGATTCCCACCTCAAAAAAAAATTTTGGGAATTTGCTCAGTATCTTTCCGGATTCACTCTATAGGAGTAGTAGAGAGAAATGGTAGATGCACCCTGGTTAAGCCCTAGAGATTACTCTGGGGCATTTTTTATTTTTGGGCAATAGGCAATAATTATGAGGCAATAGGCAATAGGCAATAGTTACTCTCTCCCCCAGTCCCCAATCCCCAATCCCCAATCCCTACTCCTCTTTCACAGGCGAAACTACATCAGGTAAAGGGCGCTGACGAAGATAGAGCCAGGCTAAACCAGCTAATCCTAAAGCAATGCCAGTGAGGCTGACAACTTGTGCAATTCGCAGCGGCCCCAGCATCAAGCTATCAGTGCGAAGTCCCTCAATCCAAAAACGTCCTAAGCTGTAAGCTATTAAGTACACCATAAATAATGTACCTACCCGCAGGCGTAATTTCCCTGTTAAACCTCGAAAGAATAACGTTATGAGCAGGGTAAACACCATTAAATCCCACAGCGATTCATAGAGGAAGGTGGGATGAAAATATTCAAAATTGGCTAACTCTGGAGGACGGCGTTCTGGTGGAATGTACAATTTCCAGGGTAAATTGGTAGGACGACCAAAAGCTTCAGAGTTGAAGAAATTACCCCAACGCCCGATCGCTTGACCTAAAATCAGCGAAGGAGCTACTAAATCTGCTAATTGCCAAAAAGAAATTCGCTTCAACTTGGCAAAAATTAACGTTGCCAAAGTACCGCCGATAATTGCTCCATGAATAGCAATACCACCTTGCCAGATAGCTATAATTCGTCCTGGATTCTGAGCATATTCTGACCACTCAAACAATACATAATAAAGCCGCGCGGCGGGAATTGCACTGATCACCAACCAAATTGATAAATCACTCAACAATTCCGGATTAACGTTGCGGCGCTTTGCCAAATATTGGGAAAGACTAACACCGATGAGTACGGCACAGGCAATTAGTAAGCCATACCAACGGATAGTAATTGGCCCTATTTCCACCAAAATAGGGCCAGGAGAAGTGAAAACAAACGCCAAAGGCAAAACAGAAATATTCAGTGCCATGTAAAATTCCTTCATATAGTCAATAATTATTAGGCAATAGGCAATAGGCAATAGGCAATAGTTACTCTCCCCCTCATCTCCCACCCTACGGGTAGGCTTACGCCATCGTAAGAGAAGCTAAAGCTACATCTTCCCAGTCCCCAGTCCCCAATCCCCAATCCCCAATCCCCAATCCCCAGTCCCCCTGTTCCGATATAATCACCTCAAATAACTTTTATACATATCGAGATTGTGATTGCCATTTATCCAGGTAGCTTTGATCCGGTAACTTTGGGACACCTTGATATTATTCAGCGTGGTAGTCGGCTGTTTGATCATGTGGTCGTGGCTGTACTACGAAACCCAAATAAGATACCACTGTTTAGCGTACAGCAACGCTTAGAACAAATTCGTCTAGCCACAAGACATCTATCTAACGTAGAAGTAGATAGCTTTGATGGTTTAACTGTCAATTATGCCCAGCAACGAAAAGCACAAGTTTTGTTACGGGGTCTACGGGCTATTTCTGATTTTGAAGTAGAACTACAGATGGCGCATACTAATAAAACACTTTCTACCCAAATCGAAACAGTTTTTTTAGCAACATCAAATGAGTATAGTTTTTTAAGTAGTAGTGTGGTAAAAGAGATTGCAAGATTTGGTGGTTCTGTCGATCATCTTGTCCCCCCGCAAATAGCCTTAGATATATACAAATGCTACAACCACAACTATCCCATAGCGAACCCAATCGCAACGGAAACTATCCCCCAGAGTACGTCAACGGAATCTCCCCCGAAGAAATTCCCCAAACAGGAAACGTAGATATTCAGCAGGAACTTGATCGTCTAGAAGAAATCATCCTGTCTAGTTTCCGCATTCCTCTGACGGGGCGTACATTAATAGATGAAGAAAAATTATTAGAACAGCTAGATTATATTAGGGTTTCTTTACCTTCATTTTTTCAGGAAGCAACTGTCATCCTGGAGCAAAAAAATGAAATTCTTTTGGAAGCTGAAGAATACGGACAGCAATTAGTTGATGCTGCACAAGCCAAAAGAGCGCAAATTTTGGCGGAGAGCGATATCATCAGGCAAGCACAACAAGAAGCTGAACAACTACGCCGACAAGTGCAGCAAGAGTGTGAGGCGATGATGAAAGAAACCCTCGCAGAGATTGAACAGAAACGGCGGGCTTGTCAACAAGAATTAGAAGAAATGCGACAAACTGCGATCGCTCAAGCTCAAGAAATAGAAAATGGTGCTGATGAATATGCTGATCATGTCTTAGAAGGTATCGAACAAGACTTAAAAGATATGCTGCGAGTGATTACCAACGGACGGCAACAAATCAGAGTAGATAGCCAATCACAGCGCAATTCACATTCTCAAAAAAAGAAGTAAATCATTACCTGTGATGAACTCAACATACCAGAATACATGAAAATAGCTTTTAAGAAACAAGGCAGAAGTCAGAAGGGAAGAGGGTTTGACTTGTTTCTTTCATTCCTAGCAGGTGGTGTGCCGCCTGTGCAGATACTCTTAGTTGTTCCCTATTCCCTATTCCCATTTTCTAGTAAATGATGCAAAGGCAGGTAATCATAAGGTAAAAATAGCGGCGGGAACATTCAGACGCATCACGGACAGATATCCTCAGTTTACTGATGGATGCTAGGGTTGAAGAAGGTCAACCCATGACTGATGTACAGTTTTCTCCCTACGAATACTTACCCTTTGGCGGAGGTGCGAGACGCTGTATTGATCTAGCCTTTGCTCAATAGGAAATGAAACTGGCGGCTAAAATTTTAACTAATGGGAGAATTAAACTTAGTTGACCAGCGTCCAGCAAAATCTCGCATTCTGCAAACCAGTAATATCTAAATTCATCTTGGGTGTAAGAGTATACGAATGATTGAGCAAAATACCACTGTTGTTATCTGCTCAATTAGTTGATTTTCTTCTTAGGCGTACCAAATTTCCGTCGCATCACTGTACCGAAAGTTACGCCAGTCATTACACCCAAGATAGTTAATGGTTCAGGTATCGGTTCTATTCTGGCATCTTGAATTTCCAGTGCGGAAGAAACTAAATAATCACCTATATCTACAACACCGAAAGCGATAGTGTAAGTTCCGGCTTGAGCAAAGGTATATTCACGAAATCCTGTTTCCCGAAAGAAAGGCAACGATGTTTCGGTTGCATCTGTAAAGTCAGCTAGTTTAATTACTTGATTACCAACCAAAAAGAAGGCAAAATCTGGAAAAGCAGGCTCGCTAGGTTGACCTTCGTTAGTGCGAAAATTCCATTTAAAGCGTAAAACATCCCCAGCACCGACGGTTACACTACCTCTAATTGCAGACCCTTCCCACGCCAAATTATCATCATCAACATCTAAAGCAGTTTCAGGTAAGCCTAGAGAGGTTTGTAAATCTGGAGAAAAAAGTGCTTCAATTGGACGCTGACCGGAATAGTTAAAAGCCTCCGAACCATCTTCATCATCAGAAATTATGAACTCTGTCCCAAGAAAAGCATTGGACATATTGGCACTACCTTGACCGGGGGTAGTAACATCACCAAACTTTTCCCAGTCTGGGCTACTGAAGTCTATTAGCCCAATAGCTTGGGCAGAATTAGCTATTGTCATGCTTCCTAGGCTAACAAGGCTAAAAATGCCTACCTTGACAGTGTAATGCTTAATGAATTGGGAAAGTTGCATGGGATTCCTTTTGTCGAACAGTTGTAAGTTGGATAGCAGATGGCGAGAGTAACCAGCACTCTCGCCACAAAAACTTAGAAGATAAAGTTATTCACGCTGGCTAGATCATTTTGGGATACACCCTGGACTGTGAGCAATGTGGTTGTTGCAGCACGACCTATAAAGCCATCAGGGTCAATCAATACAGTTCCACCAGCCGAATTTGTGCCAAAACGCAGATAACCTTGGGCAGTTGCAGTCTCATAGTTGAGGTGGCTGAGTCGTAAGCTTTGGAACAATTGAGTTAACACAATTGTGTCTGTACCAGGAACGAAATCAGTAATGGTATCACCTGCATCTCGGATACTGGTGTAAACAAACTGGTCTTTCCCTTCACCACCTGTGAGAATATCCGCACCTTGGAAGCCAGTGATGATGTTGTTGCCATTAGTACCAATTAAGGTGTCGCTACCAGATGTACCATTGATGATTGTGTCGTTGTCAGTAATGTTGACATTGACTGATGCGATCGCAATGCCATCATATTTAGCATCGCTACTAGCTGCGGTCATGGTTAAGGTGCTGCTATGGTTGCCTTCAAAGGCTTCATCATCCACGGCTGTCACAGTCACAGTCTGAGCTACATTCCAATTAGCAGCTGTAAAGGTGAGTGTATTGACATCGGTGCTGACTTGTGAGTCACCATTAATGGTAATGCTCACATCTGCCGTGGGTTGACTGGTCAGTACCACAGTGTAACTATCTGTTGCCCCGCCTTCTGTGACATTGGTGCTGCCATCCGATTCTGTGATGGTGACACTGGCAATATCGTTATCAACGATGGTGACGGTAGCAGTGGTAATATCACCCAATTCATAGCTGCTGCTAGCACCCAAGCTAATGCTCAAGGTTTCATTACCTTCTACTACTGCATCATCAATGATGGGGATAGTCACAATTTTGCTGGCTTCACCATCGGCGAATTCTACAATAATTGGGGTATTGTCGTAGTCAGCCGGAGCAGTAGCAGTACCATCCGCTAGGGTGAGGGTGGCGGTAAGTGTGCCGTTGCTGCTTGTACGAGTAATGGTAATACTGGTAACTGATGTACTGTCTTCATTGACACTGTATGCAGCTGCACTGAATGTCAGTGTCGCCATCTCTGCCAAACGTTGGTTGCCGAAGTCAATTCCTGTCACCACCTGACCAGAAGTGAGATTGATGGTATGTGTCAGTGATTGCGCTCCCAAAGTTGGTGTAGAACCGGGGCCTGTAGTACCAGAGCCTGTAGTACCAGACGTAGGAGCTTCAGGGCTTAAGGTGAGAATCTTCTCAGCCAAGGCCAGTACATTCACACGGGCGAAATTGATTCCGGTGTTGGTGACGTTATCATCTTCGTTATCACCATCATTGATCATTACACCAGTAGTTGCTAGTAATTCCCGGAACTCAGCAACGGTGATTTGACGACCCAACTGTTGCACCGCTAACTGTTGGGCTAAGGCAGCTACACCTGCAATGTAGGGTGCGGCTTGGCTAGTTCCTGTCAGGGTACTTGTACCACCGTTGGCGTTAGCACCAATGATGCGAGTGCCAGGAGCGAAGACATCGAGCAAGTCTGCGTCACGTTGGGAGAAACTGGCAATGCGATCAGCAGCTGTGGTGTAATCTTGAGCGCCATTACTGAAGTTCCAAATACCACCTAGGTTGTCACTCCAGACAGCACCTACTGCAATGGTATTGGGGTCAGCCGCAGGATATGCTACACCTTGCCAACTGTTAAATTCGTAGAAGCTATTACCTGCCGCAGCCGTGACAATGATGTTCATAGCTGCTAAAGCTGCCAGTTCATCCCCGATACCGTAGTAAGAGCCGGCTGTACTCCAGTTGCGGCCGTCGCCTAGAGACAAGTTAACGCTAGCAATGTTGTGGGTCTGGGCATTGGCTACCACCCACTGGAGAGATTTTTCTAAATCACTAAAGTAGCCACTGCCATTGTCTCGGAAGACTTTTAGGGCAATTAGGTTAACCCCTGGTGCTACCCCAGTGTAAGTATTGTCAGAGGAGCCAATGATACTAGCAACATGGGAGCCGTGACCGTTAAGATCACTAGCGTTGTTGTCGCGATCGCCGAAATCATGTTGGTAAACTATGCGGTCTGCTATGCCATTACCATCCAAATCTGGGCCGAAGAAGGGATGATTGAGGTCGATACCTGTGTCAATAGTCACCACAGCAAAGCCACTACCGTCAATGTCTGTAAACCGAGGATCGGCACGGAAGTTACTGAGGTTAATTAAGCTACTTACACTAGCCGTGGGGCTAGCGGATGTTGCGGTGGTAGTCACAGATGCACTAGGTGTATATAGTTCTGCATCGGAAGCCGATGTACTAATTGCCGCATTCGAGTTGCTAGTACCGGGGAAAGTTTGTTGCCAACCTGGTTGCATGACCTCGGCGACATTGTAAGTTCCCGGTTTGAGGTCAGTGAAGATATAGTTACCATTGGCATCGGTGACAGTGGAGATTTCACTGGTATCTAGTTGTCCGTTGCGGTTAGCATCCAGGTAAATAGTCCAGCCACTCAGACCTGGTTCTGTAGGATCTTTGACACCATCACCGTCTAGGTCGTGGAATTTTTGTCCTTGAATGGTAGCGAATTGATAAACCCCAGCATCTACTGTCAGATTATTATCTCTAGGATTCAAGGTTACAGTTAAGGATCTGCCACTGGTCGGGTCAGCATCACTATCTAAGGCGCTGTTGCTACCTTGGTTTTGGGGACTGAATAAGTAGCCTGTTCCTGGGACAAACTCAACGACATAATCACCAGGGTTCAGATCAGTAAAGCTGTAAATACCATTAGTGTCGGTGGTTGTAGTCGCAACTAGGGTATTGCTGCCGTCGTAGAGGTTGATGCTCACTCCAGCCAACCCTGGTTCATCTGCATCTCGTAAGCCATTGGCATTACTATCTACCCAAACTAAATCACCCAAACTAGCCAGTCCACCTGCAACACGGATGAGGGCATCAGCAGTGGTGGGTGGTGCTTCCACATTACCGGCATGATCAGCCGCCACTGAGTAGAAGCTATAGGTATTACCTAGTTCTCCTATGTAGGTAGCTTCCGTTAGGGTTGTATTAGTTAACCAAGGAGTAAAGGCACCAGCATTCACAGATACATAGATGGTGTAACCTGCTAATGCCGAGCCATTGGGGTCGTCACTACCAGACCAAGTGACTAAAAACTCTGGGCTGTCGCTGACTTCTGGTAAGGATGTCACACTGCTAGTAGGTACACCGACATCGATGGTATTGAAAATCGGTGGCGTATCGATGGGTGCTTCCGTATCGAAGACAATCCGCGCTTCTGCATCGATCACACTTCCGGTTGTGATGTCCCGCTTGGTACGGACACTGTAACTGACAAAGCCTTCACCCAGTCCATTTTCATCATTGATAGGTAAGAAACCTGTTTGAGCATCTAGGGGGGCTTCACCAGTTGTAGGATCAACGGTGGCGATGCGCCAAGTTGCCAAACCTGTGAGGACATCAATCGAGGCAGAAACATCTACGTAGAAGCCTTGGGTAGCCCGGAGATCAATACGGTTGCTGTAGAAGGAGCGATCGCCTGGTAAATCAAAGCGCAGGTCGCCCCAGCCAAAGTCATCTATCCGGAAGGTACGCCAATCTAAATCAGCGTCAAGATACTGAGTAATGATTACTTCCTGAGCAGGTGCAGAGGCTGTAGGTTCATTTTCAAAGCGGATGGTATAGGCTAGAGGATTTCTGGCATTAATCCAGCGTTCGTCTCCAAATCCTTCCGGCCCTAAAATATCGTTGGGGTCACTGGGACGACGGACTGGTGGATCATAGTTGTCATCATCATTATT carries:
- a CDS encoding phenylpyruvate tautomerase MIF-related protein; the protein is MPLIKVQTSVSAPAKGEVEAMLKSLSAKLAKHLGKPESYVMTAFEAAVPMTFAGTTEPVCYIEIKSIGTMKPNQTEAMSQDFCQQINQSLGVPQNRIYIEFADATGAMWGWNGSTFG
- the cobM gene encoding precorrin-4 C(11)-methyltransferase produces the protein MKAHQNLIEPKVYIVGAGPGDPDLLTLKAQKLLAMADVILFADSLIPEQLLQFCREDAEIIRTADKTLEEILPLMMERVRSQHKSVVRLQSGDPSLYSATHEQMQLLAEANIPFEVIPGISAFQAAAASLKVELTVPSLVQTIILTRISGRTEVPVKEELASLAAHQASLCLYLSARHVENAQAKLLQHYPADTPVAICFRLGWADEKIRVVPLEQMADCTQQENLIRTTLYVISPALSQTSGRSRLYHPEYSRLFRPGED
- the lgt gene encoding prolipoprotein diacylglyceryl transferase; protein product: MALNISVLPLAFVFTSPGPILVEIGPITIRWYGLLIACAVLIGVSLSQYLAKRRNVNPELLSDLSIWLVISAIPAARLYYVLFEWSEYAQNPGRIIAIWQGGIAIHGAIIGGTLATLIFAKLKRISFWQLADLVAPSLILGQAIGRWGNFFNSEAFGRPTNLPWKLYIPPERRPPELANFEYFHPTFLYESLWDLMVFTLLITLFFRGLTGKLRLRVGTLFMVYLIAYSLGRFWIEGLRTDSLMLGPLRIAQVVSLTGIALGLAGLAWLYLRQRPLPDVVSPVKEE
- the coaD gene encoding pantetheine-phosphate adenylyltransferase, whose protein sequence is MIAIYPGSFDPVTLGHLDIIQRGSRLFDHVVVAVLRNPNKIPLFSVQQRLEQIRLATRHLSNVEVDSFDGLTVNYAQQRKAQVLLRGLRAISDFEVELQMAHTNKTLSTQIETVFLATSNEYSFLSSSVVKEIARFGGSVDHLVPPQIALDIYKCYNHNYPIANPIATETIPQSTSTESPPKKFPKQET
- a CDS encoding DivIVA domain-containing protein, with protein sequence MLQPQLSHSEPNRNGNYPPEYVNGISPEEIPQTGNVDIQQELDRLEEIILSSFRIPLTGRTLIDEEKLLEQLDYIRVSLPSFFQEATVILEQKNEILLEAEEYGQQLVDAAQAKRAQILAESDIIRQAQQEAEQLRRQVQQECEAMMKETLAEIEQKRRACQQELEEMRQTAIAQAQEIENGADEYADHVLEGIEQDLKDMLRVITNGRQQIRVDSQSQRNSHSQKKK
- a CDS encoding PEP-CTERM sorting domain-containing protein, whose protein sequence is MTIANSAQAIGLIDFSSPDWEKFGDVTTPGQGSANMSNAFLGTEFIISDDEDGSEAFNYSGQRPIEALFSPDLQTSLGLPETALDVDDDNLAWEGSAIRGSVTVGAGDVLRFKWNFRTNEGQPSEPAFPDFAFFLVGNQVIKLADFTDATETSLPFFRETGFREYTFAQAGTYTIAFGVVDIGDYLVSSALEIQDARIEPIPEPLTILGVMTGVTFGTVMRRKFGTPKKKIN